In a genomic window of Erinaceus europaeus chromosome 12, mEriEur2.1, whole genome shotgun sequence:
- the RAB5C gene encoding ras-related protein Rab-5C: MAGRGGAARPNGPAAGNKICQFKLVLLGESAVGKSSLVLRFVKGQFHEYQESTIGAAFLTQTVCLDDTTVKFEIWDTAGQERYHSLAPMYYRGAQAAIVVYDITNTDTFARAKNWVKELQRQASPNIVIALAGNKADLASKRAVEFQDAQAYADDNSLLFMETSAKTAMNVNEIFMAIAKKLPKNEPQNAAGAPGRNRGVDLQENNPASRSQCCSN, from the exons ATGGCGGGTCGGGGAGGTGCAGCGCGACCCAACGGACCAGCCGCTGGAAACAAGATCTGTCAATTTAAGCTGGTCTTGCTGGGGGAGTCTGCAGTAGGCAAATCCAGCCTCGTCCTCCGCTTTGTCAAGGGACAATTCCACGAGTACCAAGAGAGCACAATTGGAG CGGCCTTCCTTACACAGACTGTCTGCTTGGACGACACAACAGtcaagtttgagatctgggacacAGCTGGGCAGGAGCGGtatcacagcctggcccccatgtaCTACCGGGGGGCCCAGGCTGCCATCGTGGTCTATGACATCACCAACACA GATACTTTTGCACGAGCCAAGAACTGGGTGAAGGAGTTACAGAGGCAGGCCAGCCCCAACATTGTCATCGCGCTTGCAGGGAACAAGGCGGATCTGGCCAGCAAGAGAGCTGTGGAATTCCAG GATGCACAAGCCTATGCAGATGACAACAGTTTGCTCTTTATGGAGACATCAGCAAAGACCGCAATGAATGTGAATGAAATTTTCATGGCAATAG CTAAGAAGCTTCCCAAGAATGAGCCCCAGAATGCAGCTGGTGCTCCAGGCCGGAACCGAGGTGTGGACCTCCAAGAGAACAACCCAGCCAGCCGGAGCCAGTGCTGCAGCAACTGA
- the HSPB9 gene encoding heat shock protein beta-9, whose amino-acid sequence MQRVSSDLSKESKAASRSPSAAHTPQNQGSSPQVGPCKDSLPTACGTGFQMKMDAQGFTPEELMVQVDGQWLMVTGQRQVEGCSSDGGGYFLQQKVQRQMPLPPDLDPTAMTCSMTPSGYLCIQGQCQATTLPASPDSSRTVLKT is encoded by the coding sequence ATGCAGAGGGTCAGTAGCGATCTCTCCAAGGAGAGCAAGGCGGCATCCCGGAGTCCCAGTGCGGCCCACACCCCACAGAACCAGGGGTCTTCGCCACAGGTGGGACCATGCAAAGACAGTTTACCAACAGCATGTGGTACTGGGTTCCAGATGAAGATGGACGCCCAGGGCTTCACCCCTGAGGAGCTGATGGTGCAAGTGGATGGCCAGTGGCTGATGGTGACTGGTCAGCGGCAAGTGGAGGGCTGCAGCTCAGACGGGGGTGGCTATTTCCTGCAGCAGAAGGTTCAGCGGCAGATGCCGCTGCCACCAGACCTGGATCCAACTGCCATGACTTGCAGCATGACCCCCTCCGGCTACCTGTGCATTCAAGGCCAGTGTCAGGCAACTACCTTGCCCGCAAGCCCAGACTCCTCAAGGACTGTCCTCAAGACGTAG